The following proteins are encoded in a genomic region of Rhinolophus ferrumequinum isolate MPI-CBG mRhiFer1 chromosome 17, mRhiFer1_v1.p, whole genome shotgun sequence:
- the LOC117036874 gene encoding protein mono-ADP-ribosyltransferase PARP3-like, with the protein MASKDKLPVQPEGPEKKKEKQEAEEDSFHSTAEALRAAPTEKRIIRVNPACPLSHIPGTQVHEDYDCTLNQTNIGKNNNKFYIMQLLEEGGRFVVWNRWGRVGEVGQSKLRSYTSLEDAKKDFEKKFRDKTKNSWAERDQFVAHPGKYTLIEVHGEGDAQEAVVQVDGGPVKTTVQRVQPCSLDAATQKLIANIFSKDMFNDAMALMNLDVKKMPLGKLSKQQIARGFEALEALEVALKAPTEGGRSLEELSSHFYTVIPHNFGRNRPPPINSSELLQDKKDMLLVLADIELAQTLQAAPKEEKKVEEVPYPVDQNFQFLKCQLQLLDPEAPEYEVIHTYLKQTGNNYRCPTLQHVWKVNRQGEGDRFQAHSKLDNQRLLWHGTNVAVVAAILTSGLRIMPHSGGRVGKGIYFASENSKSAGYVTGMSCGGHHIGYMFLGEVALGKEHHITTDEPSLKQPPPGFDSVIARGHTEPDPTQDTELELDGRQVAVPQGWPVPCPEFGSSTFSQSEYLIYQESQCRLRYLLEVHL; encoded by the exons ATGGCCTCCAAGGACAAGCTCCCTGTGCAGCCTGAGGGCcctgagaagaaaaaggagaagcaggaggcagaggaggacagCTTCCACTCCACTGCTGAGGCCCTCAGGGCCGCACCCACAGAGAAGCGCATAATCCGAGTGAACCCTGCATGTCCACTCAGCCACATCCCCGGGACCCAG GTGCATGAAGACTACGACTGTACCCTGAACCAGACCAACATCGGGAAGAACAACAACAAGTTCTACATCATGCAGCTGCTGGAAGAGGGTGGGCGCTTCGTCGTCTGGAACCGCTGGGGCCGTGTG GGAGAGGTGGGCCAGTCAAAGCTCAGGTCCTACACGTCACTGGAGGATGCAAAGAAGGACTTTGAGAAGAAATTTCGGGACAAGACCAAGAACAGCTGGGCAGAGCGAGACCAGTTCGTGGCCCATCCGGGCAAGTACACCCTTATCGAAGTGCACGGAGAGGGCGATGCCCAGGAAGCTGTGGTGCAG GTGGACGGAGGCCCAGTGAAGACCACGGTTCAGCGGGTGCAGCCCTGCTCCCTGGACGCAGCCACACAGAAGCTCATTGCCAACATCTTCAGCAAGGATATGTTCAATGACGCCATGGCCCTCATGAACCTGG ATGTGAAGAAGATGCCCCTGGGAAAGTTGAGCAAGCAGCAGATTGCCCGGGGCTTTGAGGCCTTGGAGGCACTGGAGGTGGCCCTGAAAGCCCCCACCGAAGGTGGCCGCAGCCTGGAGGAGCTGTCCTCCCACTTCTACACCGTCATTCCCCACAACTTTGGCCGCAACCGGCCTCCACCCATCAACTCCTCCGAGCTTCTGCAGGACAAGAAGGACATGCTGCTG GTGCTGGCCGATATCGAGCTGGCCCAGACCCTGCAGGCAGCCcccaaggaggagaagaaggtggAGGAGGTGCCATACCCAGTGGACCAAAATTTCCAGTTCCTCAAGTGCCAGCTCCAGCTGCTGGACCCAGAGGCGCCCGAATACGAG GTGATTCATACCTATTTAAAACAGACTGGCAACAACTACAGGTGCCCTACTCTTCAACATGTTTGGAAAGTGAACCGACAAGGAGAG GGAGATAGGTTCCAGGCCCACTCCAAGCTGGATAATCAGAGGCTACTGTGGCATGGCACCAACGTGGCTGTGGTGGCCGCCATCCTTACCAGTGGACTCCGCATCATGCCACATTCCGGTGGTCGTGTTGGCAAAGGCATCTACTTCGCCTCGGAGAACAGCAAGTCCGCTGGCTATG TTACTGGCATGTCCTGCGGGGGCCACCACATTGGCTACATGTTCCTGGGTGAGGTGGCACTGGGCAAAGAGCACCACATCACCACTGACGAGCCCAGCTTGAAGCAGCCACCCCCCGGCTTCGACAGTGTCATCGCCCGAGGCCACACAGAGCCCG ATCCGACCCAGGACACTGAGCTGGAGCTGGACGGCCGGCAAGTGGCGGTGCCCCAGGGCtggcctgtgccctgcccagagtTCGGCAGCTCCACATTCTCCCAGAGCGAGTACCTCATTTACCAGGAGAGCCAGTGCCGCCTGCGGTACCTGCTGGAGGTGCACCTCTGA